The Jeotgalibacillus aurantiacus genome segment GATTCTCGTTTTCTTTATTCTTCTCTTTTCAATCTCGCAGGTAGATCAGCAAAAATTCGAGTCAATCTCGCAATCTTTCAGAAATAATGGTATTTTCGATCAATCTGACTCTGTTATCCCTTTTGATGAGGAGTGGCTTGAAGAGGAGATCAGAGAAGATCAGGAGCTTGAGAGTCTTTATGCTGAAATCAATTCATTTCTCGATTCGAATGATTTGGGGGATATGGCAGAGGCATCCCAAACAGATCGCGGAGTGGTGATAGTTTTGCAGGAACAGGTTCTGTTTAATTCAGGTGAGGCGGATATCCTGCCGGAAGCGATTCCGCTGCTTGAAGGAATCGGGCCCCTTTTAGAAGGCATTCCAAACTTCGTAAGAATAGAAGGGCACACGGATAATCGCCCGATTCAAACTGAAGTTTATCCATCTAACTGGGAGCTTTCAGGAGCGAGAGCAAGTAGCGTTGTCCGTTATTTTATCAATGAGCACAGCCTGTCGGCAGATCGTTTTTCAGCTGTTGGATATGGTGATACAAAGCCGGTGGCACCGAATGATGGTCCTGCAAACTGGGCACTGAACAGACGTGTGGAAATCGTGATTCTGAATCAGTATTTAAATGAGGGGGAAGGCTCCTGATTTATATACAAACCGTGCCGGGTCATTCCAAATCACTAAAAAACAAGAGCGCAGTTCAGCTCTTGTTTTTTATTTTTAAGATAGGATAGAGTGCTTTTTCTACTGTTTGTCTGTTTTTCTCTGAAATTTCTCTTCTTCTCGGGATCTCCTGGCAGATTCCATCAGGATCACTCCACGTTTTCATCAGTGGAACCGGTGATTCGCCCTGCCATTTATCAAGCCAGGATTGTGGAATGTTGTCACTTTCCGGAACAGCTCCCGTCATTTCCATCCAGATTCTTGACCATGCGCGAGGAACAACCCGCCAGATGTCATAACCGCCACCGCCAACGGCAATCCATCTTCCGTCGCAATATTCATGTGCCAGTTCATGGGCAATTCTTGGAATTTCCTCATAGGTGCGGATGGTTGAGGACAGGTGAGTCAGTGGGTCCAGACAATGTGCATCTGCCCCGTTTTGAGTCAGGATGATGTCAGGTTTGAAAAATTCAATGACTTTCCTGAACGACTTTTCATAAGCCTCTATAAAAGAATCATCCTCCGTAAAAGCGTCCAGCGGGATATTAAAAGAATATCCATAACCCTTCCCGTGACCTCTTTCATTTACAGCGCCGGTACCGGGAAATAAATATCTGCCGGTTTCGTGTATGGAAAGGGTGCAGGAGGATGGATCGTCATAGAACGACCATTGAACCCCATCACCATGATGCGCATCTGTGTCAATATACAGCACACGGGCATTGTACTTCTGCTGCATGTAGCGGATGGCAACAGAGCTGTCGTTATATATACAAAATCCTGACGCTTTTCCTCTGAAACCATGATGCAGCCCGCCGCCAAGGCTCAATGCATGCTGATAACGGTTTTCCATCACTTCATCAACAGCTGTCAGTGTGCCTCCAACCAGTCTTGCGCTGGCTTCGTGCATATTTTTAAATACAGGTGTATCTTCTGTTCCCAGCCCGAAATTTTCAGCTTTATCTTTTGAAAGTTCCCCACGTCCGGCAAGCTGCACAGCTTTTATATACGCCGGGTCATGCACAAGGGCCAGCTCTTCATCTGTTGCTGATCGTGGAGGGATGATGTCCTCATCATTGATAAAACCGGAATCCTTCAATAAATCCAATGTCAGCTGGAGTCTTTTCTGATTGAATGGATGATCTGCTGAA includes the following:
- a CDS encoding acetoin utilization protein AcuC — protein: MAKSANESTVKRDSVFIYSDDLLNYRFSADHPFNQKRLQLTLDLLKDSGFINDEDIIPPRSATDEELALVHDPAYIKAVQLAGRGELSKDKAENFGLGTEDTPVFKNMHEASARLVGGTLTAVDEVMENRYQHALSLGGGLHHGFRGKASGFCIYNDSSVAIRYMQQKYNARVLYIDTDAHHGDGVQWSFYDDPSSCTLSIHETGRYLFPGTGAVNERGHGKGYGYSFNIPLDAFTEDDSFIEAYEKSFRKVIEFFKPDIILTQNGADAHCLDPLTHLSSTIRTYEEIPRIAHELAHEYCDGRWIAVGGGGYDIWRVVPRAWSRIWMEMTGAVPESDNIPQSWLDKWQGESPVPLMKTWSDPDGICQEIPRRREISEKNRQTVEKALYPILKIKNKS
- the motS gene encoding flagellar motor protein MotS, whose amino-acid sequence is MARRVRFNKMPDTDSQAPKWMVTFADFTLLILVFFILLFSISQVDQQKFESISQSFRNNGIFDQSDSVIPFDEEWLEEEIREDQELESLYAEINSFLDSNDLGDMAEASQTDRGVVIVLQEQVLFNSGEADILPEAIPLLEGIGPLLEGIPNFVRIEGHTDNRPIQTEVYPSNWELSGARASSVVRYFINEHSLSADRFSAVGYGDTKPVAPNDGPANWALNRRVEIVILNQYLNEGEGS